ATATGTTCTGTGAGCGTCAACCCGGCGACGAGGCCCTCTTCAATACGCCCCGCCGCGCCAAAGACCACCTGCCGCGTCAGATAATCACGATAATGCTTGCCGGTCATATCCGCCCCGTTAAGCAGGATACGCCCGCCATGTGTTGGCTCCAGGCCTGCACACGCCCGCATGAACAGCGTCTGACCGCTGCCATCCAGCCCCGCCAGCCCAATGACCTCGCCAGCACGTACAGACAGGTTCAGGTTGGGCATATCCAGGCGCGTATCGCGCAGATGCACATCTCTCAGCGAGAAGACAACATCGCCAATAGGGGCCGGGGCTCGTTCTGGCTTGGGTAGTTCCCCGCCGAACATGAGCGCGACCAGTTCCTGCGTCGTGGCGGGCATCTCTTTTGCACCGACGAGTTCCCCCGCACGTAGGACGATGACTTCATCACACAATGCGATGACATCTTCCAGTTTATGGCTGACGAGCAGCACAATCATGCCATCGTCATGGGCCAATTCTCGCAAGGCATTGAACAGAGCGTCTTTCTGTTCCGCGCTAATGCCCGTCGTCGGCTCATCGAGGATGAGCGTGCGCACACCCAGGGCCAGCAAACGCACCATCTCTAATTGTTGGCGTTGGGCAATGCTCAGCGCATCAATGGGCATTTCTGGCGGCAGATCAAAGCCGAAGCGCTGGCTATACTCGGCCAACTGCTTCTTGAAATAATCGCGGCTCTTCCTGAAGAATAAGCCACCCGGCTGCCCATAGCTAAAGTTCTCTAAGACGGTGAACGCGCCTACATCAAGCGGGTCCTGCTGCAACATACCGATACCGCTGCCAATTGCCGCTAAGGGGCCGTTGGTGCTGACTGGCTTGCCATCAATGCGGATCTCGCCACTGGTGGCAGGTTGATAGCCGGAGAGGATTTTCATCAACGTGGATTTCCCCGCGCCGTTCTCTCCCAGTACGCCGATGATGCGCCCTTCGTTAAAGGTCACAGTGATGTCGTTGTTCGCATGGACAGGCCCAAAGCGTTTGTGGATATGCAGCAGTTCAATGTTCATAGGTGTTCCTTTAGCTGGAAGGCAGCGACACGTCGTTACAAAGTTTTAAAGGGAACCAACATCTGCTTTAAATAGATGCTCTCATTCAAAATGGGTAGATCTCAGGCGACCTCTTGCATGTCTCATCATGGCGATTTTGCGACTATCAGAGGCCCATTATGTGACTATAGCGTGAATGGGGCAAAAGGTCGAAAGAAATGCTGGATTGATCGAAGTCTGGCTGTCTCGCTTTGTTCAATACCGGATGTCCAGGATCATGTAAAATGAGGGGATCGATACATAATGAGGCTATCGATACACAAGGAGATTGTGCCATGAGCGAGGCGATTAAGGATTTTATTGAAAGTATCAACCAGGACTGGCAAGCCAAGGTTTGTCGCCAGCTTGATCAGACGATTCGGGAAGCCATTCCTGATGTTGAAGCACGCATTCAGTACAAAAAGCCCCACTACCTGAAAAATGGGAAGTATGCCGCTGTGTACGGTACGGCCAAAGGCTGGGTGAGCTTCACCATCTTTAACGCCACGAGTCTTCAGCCGCCATCAGATCGATTTGAAGCTTCGGAAAATGGCGACCGTATCACCCTGAAAATTCTTGAGAATCAAGATGTGGATTATGCGCAGTTGGGGCAAATGCTGAAGGAAGCGGCTGCTACGATCGGCTAGCCTGCATTAACGCAACAAGGGCACAGCATAGCCGCGCCCTTGTTGATGAACTTATAGAACGATGCTTTACTCGCTCAGGGTGCTGTCGCCAGTGATGCCTTCCAGCAATTGCGGCAGGTACCAGATTGCCAACGGATCAACGAATTCGCCTTCTTCTGCCAGGACAGTGCCGTCCTGATAGTTCAGAGGGCCTTCCCACAGGAAGAATGCTTCATTGTCTTCTGCTTCAAAAGCGGCGATTTCAGCGATGAAGCTTTCCAGGCTGGCGGCGGCTTCTTCGCTCAGAGCGGGGCCATTTTCCCAACCGACAGCGCTGGTATCTGCGGCATTGATGTCTGCCCAATCCGGTCCTAGCCATTCCCAGGTCGGTTCGAACTCACCCGCCATGACTTCTTGGACGAATTCCAGATAAGACGGACCCCAGTTGAAGTAGGGGATACCCAGGCACGCATCCGGTGCGGTTTCGCAAGCGCCCACATAGTCGTACGGGATCGCATAGACATTGTCACCCTGTTCGCGGCGCTGGCCTGCGACAATCAGTGCATCTTGCGGGTCAATACCGCTGATGACGACATCGCTGCCCGTATCGAAGAAGGTGTTCGTCACCTGTGCCGGGTCGAGGGTGTCGGGGGTCGGGATCCAGTAGCCAATCCAGATCACTTCAAAGCCCAGGGCTGCCGGGTCGCCACCTGCATAATTTTCGTAGCAGTACTTGGCACCCAGGTAGGCACTGGCAACCAGACGGCGTGTTTCAGCATTGGTCAGCGGGCCAAGGTAGCTGATTTTACCCGTTTCAGTGGTCAGCGCTGCGGCGCAGCCAGCAATCATCTTGCCGTATTCCATCTCGCCCATGATGTTGGCGAAGTTCTCCGGAGCAGCTTCTGCTTCGACAGCTTCGTACAGGTCAGGGAAAATATCGGCTGGTGATTGGCCCAGTGCCGCACTGCCCGTTGCATGGACAAACGCCACTTCCGGGTATTCAGCGGCTGCTTCTAATGTATCGGGTTCAAATTCATCGGAGGTGGTGAAGATGAGTTGTGCGCCTTCATCAACCATGCTTTCGACCACATCCATCAGGGTGGTCTGCGGGTTCACAGCCGGGTTGAGGTTTTCAAAGACGATTTGGCGGGCGGTGATGCCTTCTTCCGCCAGTTTTTCGATGACGTATTCACCGGCTTCATAATGGGCCTGGCTCCAACCCTGGTCGGAACTCGGACCGACTAAAATCATACCAAAAACGAATTCATCATCTTGTGCAGCGGCTGGTGCGATGACCAACACGCCGACCAGCAGAACGATTACTCCTAAAAACCATTTACGGGCTGCGTACATGGTTGCTCCTTATGGTCTATGTAAGTGACGCCCACAGTTTAACAAACCCGTAAATACCCGCAAGCCATAAAACATACAAAAATCATTGTGATTTTTATGTAAGGTGTGGTGCGCAGCTTATGACACTATTGAAGTTTGGAGAAAGTACAATACGACTCTCGTTTTACAAAGAGGTATTCACCTTGTCTCAATGAGAGACAGCTTCTAGTTCCGCGAGGATCTCTGATGTATGTTCGCCTAGTTTAGGCGCGCGACCCGTATTGGTACGGCTTGCCCCGCTGATGTGAATAGGGCTGCCGGGCACAGTGAGCAGATGTTCATCGTCAACTTGCACTTTAAGCAGCATATCGCGTGCTTCTAGCTGGGCGTCCGTCGCCAATTCATCAATTGTCCGAATAGGCCCGG
The Phototrophicus methaneseepsis DNA segment above includes these coding regions:
- a CDS encoding ABC transporter ATP-binding protein, which codes for MNIELLHIHKRFGPVHANNDITVTFNEGRIIGVLGENGAGKSTLMKILSGYQPATSGEIRIDGKPVSTNGPLAAIGSGIGMLQQDPLDVGAFTVLENFSYGQPGGLFFRKSRDYFKKQLAEYSQRFGFDLPPEMPIDALSIAQRQQLEMVRLLALGVRTLILDEPTTGISAEQKDALFNALRELAHDDGMIVLLVSHKLEDVIALCDEVIVLRAGELVGAKEMPATTQELVALMFGGELPKPERAPAPIGDVVFSLRDVHLRDTRLDMPNLNLSVRAGEVIGLAGLDGSGQTLFMRACAGLEPTHGGRILLNGADMTGKHYRDYLTRQVVFGAAGRIEEGLVAGLTLTEHMALVMDHKPIIQWPAARQRMTQQIDHYAIRGRPGDHIEQLSGGNQQRVLMALLPDAPQLLVLEQPTRGLDVESANWIWQQLLARRESGTAIIFSSAELEELVTYSDRILVFYAGRVHEVTNVADTNIDELGHMIGGEFNHA
- a CDS encoding DUF1801 domain-containing protein produces the protein MSEAIKDFIESINQDWQAKVCRQLDQTIREAIPDVEARIQYKKPHYLKNGKYAAVYGTAKGWVSFTIFNATSLQPPSDRFEASENGDRITLKILENQDVDYAQLGQMLKEAAATIG
- a CDS encoding BMP family lipoprotein produces the protein MYAARKWFLGVIVLLVGVLVIAPAAAQDDEFVFGMILVGPSSDQGWSQAHYEAGEYVIEKLAEEGITARQIVFENLNPAVNPQTTLMDVVESMVDEGAQLIFTTSDEFEPDTLEAAAEYPEVAFVHATGSAALGQSPADIFPDLYEAVEAEAAPENFANIMGEMEYGKMIAGCAAALTTETGKISYLGPLTNAETRRLVASAYLGAKYCYENYAGGDPAALGFEVIWIGYWIPTPDTLDPAQVTNTFFDTGSDVVISGIDPQDALIVAGQRREQGDNVYAIPYDYVGACETAPDACLGIPYFNWGPSYLEFVQEVMAGEFEPTWEWLGPDWADINAADTSAVGWENGPALSEEAAASLESFIAEIAAFEAEDNEAFFLWEGPLNYQDGTVLAEEGEFVDPLAIWYLPQLLEGITGDSTLSE